In Vibrio coralliilyticus, the following are encoded in one genomic region:
- a CDS encoding LysR family transcriptional regulator — translation MKSLPTQLPIFIQVAKSGSFAAAARELGISAPAVSKAITKLEQEWQVKLFFRSSHSLSLTQTGQQLAESLTPSMESIQTTIEQLAEHSSAAAGTIKINLPSSSIGQEHILPLVIEFMAKYPQINCDLHFDDRNVDLVEHGFDLGIGVAINQDSRLIARPLLTQDIGIYAAPSYLAQYGEPKALEDLANHHCIPVRSLTSGRFHYWRINDAEHAKLYEPNGRLVVNNFAAAKQATLAGAGISMLGSWLFRDELVSGEVKPIMKQYWGAPTTIWVYYSSREYLPTRVRLLIDYLVENIYRMA, via the coding sequence ATGAAATCACTTCCAACTCAGTTACCGATATTTATTCAAGTCGCGAAAAGTGGTAGTTTTGCAGCCGCAGCGAGGGAGTTAGGGATCTCCGCACCCGCGGTCAGTAAAGCCATCACAAAGCTAGAACAAGAGTGGCAAGTTAAACTGTTCTTTCGCTCCTCTCACTCTCTTAGCTTGACGCAAACGGGCCAGCAGCTGGCAGAGAGTCTCACTCCGTCAATGGAATCGATACAAACCACTATTGAACAACTGGCCGAGCATTCCAGTGCAGCCGCTGGCACCATAAAAATTAACTTACCCTCCAGTTCAATCGGGCAGGAGCACATACTGCCGCTGGTCATCGAGTTTATGGCTAAGTATCCGCAAATCAATTGTGATTTACATTTTGATGATCGTAACGTGGACTTGGTTGAACACGGGTTTGATTTGGGGATTGGTGTCGCCATAAATCAAGACTCTCGACTTATCGCAAGACCGCTACTGACACAAGACATCGGTATCTATGCAGCCCCAAGCTATTTAGCGCAATATGGCGAACCAAAGGCACTAGAGGATCTTGCCAATCACCACTGCATTCCTGTGCGTTCGCTCACCAGTGGACGTTTTCATTACTGGCGTATAAACGATGCTGAGCATGCCAAACTCTACGAGCCTAATGGCAGACTTGTGGTCAATAACTTCGCTGCGGCCAAACAAGCAACATTAGCGGGGGCTGGGATCTCTATGCTTGGTAGCTGGTTATTTCGAGACGAATTGGTCTCAGGCGAGGTAAAGCCCATTATGAAACAATATTGGGGCGCACCGACCACAATTTGGGTTTATTACTCATCCAGAGAGTATTTGCCGACACGTGTGAGATTGTTGATTGATTATCTAGTCGAGAACATCTATAGAATGGCTTAG
- the hmpA gene encoding NO-inducible flavohemoprotein, whose translation MLNNQHIEVVKSTIPLLEGAGPALTQHFYQRMFSHNPELKDIFNMTHQKTGRQSVALFEAIAAYAKNIENLDALTSAVERIAHKHTSFNIQAKHYQIVGHHLIETLRELASEAFTKEVEEAWTAAYLFLAKVFIDREGELYLQRKQAVGGWENAREFVVKKKQPESEFVTSFVLDPVDGSDVLDYYPGQYVGVEVKPSSGEHNEIRQYSLSQKANGKNYRISVKREVGEHHGLVSNFLHAEVSEGDTLHLYAPAGDFYYQEKEAPVVLISAGVGATPIQAMLQTLADMGKKDVSYLYACHSADQHTFKQETEQLVRENSWQQYTWYLDGQAHFSGQMSLSAVETELPLSRGDFYLCGPVAFMEVMVKQLEELGVSRDRIHYEVFGPHAYL comes from the coding sequence ATGCTCAACAATCAACATATCGAAGTCGTAAAAAGTACTATTCCTTTGCTTGAAGGTGCGGGCCCGGCTTTGACACAGCATTTTTACCAACGCATGTTTTCGCACAACCCTGAGCTTAAAGATATTTTCAATATGACGCATCAGAAAACCGGTCGCCAAAGTGTTGCGCTATTTGAAGCCATAGCGGCTTACGCGAAGAATATCGAAAACCTTGATGCACTGACTTCCGCAGTTGAACGTATAGCGCACAAGCATACTAGCTTTAATATTCAAGCGAAGCATTATCAAATTGTAGGGCACCACTTGATTGAAACATTACGAGAATTGGCGTCAGAGGCTTTTACTAAAGAAGTGGAAGAAGCTTGGACAGCGGCCTACCTATTTTTAGCAAAAGTATTTATTGATCGTGAAGGGGAGCTGTACCTTCAGCGTAAACAAGCGGTGGGCGGTTGGGAAAACGCACGAGAGTTTGTTGTAAAGAAGAAGCAGCCAGAATCAGAATTTGTGACCAGTTTTGTGCTTGATCCAGTGGATGGTAGTGATGTTCTAGATTACTACCCAGGTCAGTATGTGGGGGTAGAAGTGAAGCCTTCCTCTGGTGAGCACAACGAGATTCGCCAGTATTCTTTGTCGCAAAAAGCTAACGGCAAAAACTACCGCATTTCTGTGAAGCGTGAAGTGGGAGAGCATCATGGTCTAGTGTCTAATTTCTTGCACGCAGAAGTGAGTGAAGGCGATACGCTTCATTTGTATGCGCCAGCAGGTGATTTTTATTATCAGGAAAAAGAGGCACCAGTTGTCCTTATCTCGGCGGGTGTTGGCGCAACGCCAATTCAGGCGATGTTGCAAACATTGGCAGATATGGGCAAAAAAGACGTGTCTTACCTCTATGCATGTCACAGTGCTGACCAGCATACGTTTAAGCAAGAGACAGAGCAGTTGGTTAGAGAGAATAGCTGGCAGCAATATACCTGGTACCTGGATGGCCAAGCGCATTTCTCAGGTCAGATGAGCTTGTCTGCAGTGGAAACCGAATTACCACTCAGCCGCGGCGACTTTTACCTGTGTGGTCCCGTCGCATTCATGGAAGTCATGGTTAAACAATTAGAGGAATTGGGCGTGTCGCGAGATCGTATTCATTATGAGGTCTTCGGTCCTCACGCCTATCTATAA
- a CDS encoding alternative ribosome-rescue factor A → MGKRSRKNNLPNESLQAHLEVGRGEIKDNALKAVVTSPLFKTRVEQAKKGKGSFSRKTKHKGKEPYSKAA, encoded by the coding sequence ATGGGCAAGAGATCCAGAAAAAATAATTTGCCGAATGAGTCGCTTCAGGCGCATTTAGAGGTCGGACGAGGTGAAATAAAAGACAATGCACTAAAAGCAGTCGTTACTAGTCCACTTTTTAAAACACGAGTTGAACAAGCGAAAAAAGGAAAAGGGAGCTTCTCACGTAAGACGAAACATAAGGGTAAAGAGCCCTATTCAAAAGCGGCTTAA
- a CDS encoding YaeQ family protein, giving the protein MALKPTIYKFRISLSDTNRDVYDSPQLTIAQHPSETIPRMVARILAYCIKYQPELAFTKGLSSIEEPDLWIKDLDDSILHWIEIGEPSLDRIKKATRLAKRVDIFTFTSKSDVWWEQTKNKSHQYDAHIYRLSSEGIESLSEVVERGMDLSIMITGNSLFIDCDKGSFEVQIETLQSND; this is encoded by the coding sequence ATGGCACTCAAACCCACCATTTATAAGTTTCGTATCTCTCTCTCGGACACCAACCGAGATGTGTACGACTCCCCACAACTCACTATTGCGCAACATCCCTCTGAAACGATTCCAAGGATGGTTGCTCGTATATTGGCTTATTGTATTAAATATCAGCCTGAGTTGGCTTTTACTAAAGGTCTGTCATCGATTGAAGAGCCTGATCTCTGGATAAAGGATCTAGATGATTCTATTTTGCACTGGATTGAAATCGGTGAGCCTTCGCTGGATCGTATTAAGAAAGCGACACGCTTAGCCAAACGAGTGGATATATTCACATTCACAAGTAAGTCCGATGTCTGGTGGGAGCAAACAAAGAATAAATCCCATCAGTACGACGCTCATATTTATCGCCTCAGCTCAGAGGGTATTGAGTCTTTATCAGAAGTGGTTGAACGTGGTATGGATTTATCAATCATGATTACTGGCAATAGCCTCTTCATTGACTGTGATAAAGGCTCATTTGAAGTTCAGATTGAGACACTGCAATCCAATGACTGA
- a CDS encoding NAD(P)H-dependent oxidoreductase, whose amino-acid sequence MNVLVVYWHPEPQSFNGAMFRRAVESLEAEGHYVKTSDLHEMAFNPVSGRHNFASQHDGAFFKQQLEEMYATEVGGFSADIEVELEKLEWSDLVIFQFPLWWFGLPAVLKGWVDRVFAMGKVYGGGRFYGDGVFKGKKAMLSVTMGGPEDLYVKGGWNGDLDAILRPIHRGILEFTGFSVLAPQKVFGPARMAQQERESELDEYAARLATIFDEVPIQVGEY is encoded by the coding sequence ATGAATGTACTTGTTGTTTATTGGCACCCAGAGCCACAAAGTTTTAATGGTGCGATGTTTCGACGCGCGGTAGAAAGCCTCGAAGCGGAGGGTCATTATGTGAAAACCTCTGATTTACATGAAATGGCGTTCAATCCAGTATCGGGCCGTCATAACTTTGCTAGTCAACATGATGGAGCGTTTTTCAAACAACAGCTTGAGGAGATGTATGCCACTGAGGTTGGTGGTTTTTCTGCCGACATTGAAGTTGAGCTTGAGAAGCTTGAGTGGAGCGACTTAGTTATCTTTCAGTTTCCTTTATGGTGGTTCGGTCTGCCAGCGGTGTTGAAGGGCTGGGTAGACCGCGTGTTTGCTATGGGCAAAGTATATGGCGGTGGACGCTTCTATGGGGACGGCGTGTTTAAGGGTAAAAAAGCGATGCTCAGTGTCACCATGGGCGGTCCTGAAGACTTATATGTAAAAGGGGGCTGGAACGGCGACCTTGATGCTATATTGCGTCCTATTCATCGTGGAATATTAGAGTTTACAGGCTTCTCTGTCTTGGCTCCGCAAAAAGTCTTTGGTCCGGCACGCATGGCCCAGCAAGAGCGCGAATCGGAGCTCGATGAGTACGCAGCAAGGTTAGCTACGATTTTTGATGAAGTGCCGATCCAAGTAGGTGAATATTAA
- a CDS encoding cytochrome b, translated as MNISDFSYDRASKVFHWLMAIIILYTTIAGYGMHFTTVGSPTFNFLSTLNMSLATIAVPVFLARWVWKYFRPSFNDELNTSSFQKNMAKLIHSLMYFTMFGVFTSGFLMLEHPYYFFWVIEINHFITEPEVSSFFFKVHRFSCLILASLVTLHILAVIHHHVIRKNKILKLMI; from the coding sequence ATGAACATAAGCGATTTTAGCTATGATAGAGCTTCCAAGGTATTTCATTGGCTGATGGCTATCATCATCTTATACACAACAATAGCAGGCTATGGGATGCACTTCACGACTGTAGGCTCACCGACATTTAATTTCTTATCGACATTAAATATGTCTCTCGCCACTATTGCCGTTCCAGTGTTTTTAGCCCGATGGGTTTGGAAATATTTTAGACCAAGCTTTAATGATGAACTAAACACCTCAAGCTTTCAGAAAAATATGGCTAAGCTGATACATTCATTAATGTATTTCACAATGTTTGGAGTATTTACATCAGGCTTTCTTATGTTAGAGCACCCTTATTATTTTTTCTGGGTTATTGAAATTAACCACTTCATTACCGAACCCGAGGTAAGCTCATTTTTCTTTAAAGTACACCGATTCTCCTGCCTTATTCTTGCCTCATTAGTCACGCTTCATATCCTTGCCGTGATTCATCACCATGTCATTAGAAAAAACAAGATTCTCAAATTGATGATCTAA
- a CDS encoding ankyrin repeat domain-containing protein, translating to MTLPTLHQAIISNDYERFIQLIEQDSDVNQLDPSMGNAPLHIAAQKHDEKWVLGLIEAGAFINLQTPKHGVTPLMVAVWHRKPSVVKALLEQPLINIELVSTFGLKALDLVDFGASKKDVFGQTQANDLQLLFTRYFNQREDLESSLAAYQVVTDSGNNDEQKAAQLKALSEWSSLNTPSPVTASGNDEHTAVMVAARDGLTHSLKILMEQGGDQTIPDHYMKAIPLHKAAYNGRADVIRLLSDYPGFCETLNAQGPNNGYTPLHDAVWHGHVEAAKALIEVGADTEIRAFDGQTPLDLAKEYHYQEIIDLLERK from the coding sequence ATGACATTACCCACCCTTCATCAAGCGATTATTTCTAATGACTATGAGCGATTTATTCAGCTTATTGAACAAGATAGTGATGTGAACCAACTCGATCCTTCGATGGGCAATGCTCCACTACACATTGCTGCCCAGAAGCACGATGAAAAGTGGGTGTTAGGTTTGATTGAGGCCGGTGCATTTATCAATCTTCAAACACCTAAGCATGGCGTTACCCCATTGATGGTTGCGGTATGGCATCGTAAGCCATCAGTGGTGAAGGCGCTTCTTGAACAGCCGCTTATTAATATTGAGCTCGTATCAACATTTGGTCTAAAAGCACTGGATTTGGTTGATTTCGGAGCGAGTAAAAAGGACGTATTTGGGCAAACACAAGCAAATGATCTTCAGCTGCTGTTTACTCGGTATTTCAATCAACGTGAAGATCTTGAATCTTCACTTGCGGCCTATCAGGTTGTCACTGATTCGGGGAATAATGATGAGCAAAAAGCCGCTCAATTAAAGGCATTGTCTGAATGGTCTTCTCTCAATACCCCATCACCTGTCACCGCTTCTGGTAATGATGAACATACGGCAGTGATGGTAGCAGCACGAGATGGCCTAACACACTCACTGAAGATCTTGATGGAGCAAGGTGGTGATCAAACTATTCCTGATCACTACATGAAAGCCATTCCACTTCACAAAGCGGCATACAACGGCAGGGCAGACGTTATTCGCTTGCTTTCTGACTATCCGGGATTTTGCGAAACCTTAAATGCACAAGGGCCGAACAACGGATACACCCCATTACATGATGCGGTGTGGCACGGCCATGTTGAAGCAGCAAAGGCATTGATAGAGGTGGGTGCTGATACTGAAATAAGAGCCTTTGATGGTCAAACTCCGTTAGACCTTGCCAAGGAATATCACTACCAAGAGATTATCGATTTATTGGAGAGAAAATAA
- a CDS encoding threonine/serine exporter family protein, producing MPSEYRIKKIVEIGDTLHRSGCAPYKLEKYTQFYARKHSVDVMIQATPTTVNYQFPDDNNAVVMKRHQPASINLSLLANTIIRINQPSKEPVPEPVGYPKWVTALANMGIPPAYLMLVGSTLEAVYISIFLGFLAWLAQQVCKARRSIAVEFVAALVTGILVAFFASTSSDLPVWALCIAAIVLFVPGLSIANSLECLAFNDLVSGTSLLGQSSLTLIKLFVGIIMGLNIGESIWGQADVTAYINEIPTWLHISGLFLISVSLGIIFNARPTDILLGLPVAVLGMWGPFYLGFESGWVVGTWITTVLITLYGTWVAKKMDLTGSIYIVQGIIILVPGSRVLVSAGQSVFEQSILPIPSIGLSALFMFSAIVAGQVTAYSIYSPKIER from the coding sequence ATGCCTTCAGAGTACAGAATCAAAAAGATCGTTGAGATCGGCGACACCCTACATCGCAGTGGCTGCGCGCCATATAAATTAGAAAAATATACCCAATTTTATGCCCGTAAACATAGCGTGGATGTCATGATTCAGGCCACACCGACAACGGTCAATTATCAATTCCCTGACGATAACAATGCGGTGGTCATGAAACGGCACCAGCCGGCGTCCATTAACCTTAGTTTGCTGGCAAATACTATTATTCGGATTAATCAGCCAAGTAAAGAGCCTGTCCCGGAGCCCGTAGGTTACCCTAAATGGGTGACTGCTTTGGCGAATATGGGTATTCCTCCTGCGTACCTTATGCTGGTTGGCAGTACATTAGAGGCCGTGTATATATCCATTTTTCTTGGCTTCCTAGCGTGGTTGGCACAACAAGTTTGTAAAGCAAGGCGCTCTATAGCTGTTGAGTTTGTTGCTGCGTTGGTCACAGGCATCTTGGTGGCGTTTTTTGCCAGTACAAGTTCCGATCTTCCAGTCTGGGCTCTATGTATCGCCGCCATCGTTCTCTTCGTGCCTGGCTTGTCGATTGCTAACTCACTTGAATGTCTCGCTTTCAATGATTTAGTCTCCGGCACCAGTTTACTGGGGCAAAGCTCACTCACTCTTATCAAGCTCTTTGTCGGTATTATCATGGGCTTGAATATAGGTGAGTCCATTTGGGGGCAAGCAGATGTCACTGCTTATATTAATGAGATACCCACTTGGCTCCATATTTCAGGTTTGTTTCTGATTTCAGTCTCTCTTGGCATCATTTTTAACGCCAGACCAACAGACATTTTATTGGGTTTACCCGTGGCGGTGTTGGGGATGTGGGGGCCATTCTATCTAGGGTTTGAAAGTGGGTGGGTCGTCGGCACATGGATAACCACCGTTTTGATTACCTTATATGGTACATGGGTAGCAAAGAAAATGGACTTAACCGGATCCATCTACATTGTGCAAGGGATTATTATTCTCGTACCAGGAAGTCGAGTCCTTGTCAGTGCGGGGCAATCCGTGTTTGAACAATCTATTTTGCCTATTCCAAGTATTGGCCTTTCTGCACTGTTCATGTTTTCAGCTATTGTCGCGGGGCAGGTCACCGCTTACTCAATTTACTCTCCAAAAATCGAACGTTAA
- a CDS encoding NADH:ubiquinone oxidoreductase translates to MKLFLIIMASISAGVLSADHLHSFMLGLSISALAVGSCYWFAFRTTRFPQLALLLLICGMLSKLTITVVGVSWSMSEELITSPLVFALSYLFFSLVVTYLWFSYRDSITPNPKKVQEAQA, encoded by the coding sequence ATGAAACTATTTCTGATAATAATGGCGTCAATATCAGCAGGTGTACTATCCGCTGATCACCTTCACTCTTTCATGTTAGGTCTGTCTATCTCTGCTCTAGCGGTAGGTAGTTGTTACTGGTTTGCATTCAGAACGACGCGTTTCCCTCAGCTAGCGCTGTTGCTACTTATTTGTGGCATGCTTTCTAAATTAACTATTACCGTGGTCGGTGTGAGCTGGAGCATGTCGGAAGAGTTAATAACCTCACCACTAGTATTTGCATTGTCGTACCTGTTCTTCTCTTTAGTAGTGACTTACTTGTGGTTCAGCTATCGAGACAGCATTACACCTAATCCGAAGAAGGTGCAGGAAGCACAAGCATAA
- a CDS encoding helix-turn-helix domain-containing protein, translating into MEFTEKDREALYNTWMSQKSKMRLTQMEFAKKLGISQLNFSQLLRGEEPLTMSFISHFCRLLHLDAKQIFPSLKEANENGPKVVYLQSRMSVDGEIQNAYIEGNQIVVEYAHTVN; encoded by the coding sequence ATGGAATTTACTGAGAAGGATAGAGAGGCGCTGTACAACACGTGGATGTCTCAGAAATCTAAAATGCGTCTCACACAAATGGAGTTTGCTAAAAAGTTAGGGATCAGCCAATTGAACTTTTCGCAGTTGTTGCGCGGAGAAGAGCCTTTGACTATGTCGTTTATTAGCCATTTTTGTCGATTGCTTCACCTAGATGCGAAACAGATTTTTCCTTCCCTCAAGGAAGCTAATGAAAACGGACCTAAGGTGGTCTACCTTCAAAGTCGCATGAGTGTTGATGGCGAAATTCAGAATGCTTACATCGAAGGTAATCAAATAGTGGTCGAATACGCTCACACGGTGAATTAA
- a CDS encoding cold-shock protein: MSNTVTGTVKWFNETKGFGFIQQENGPDVFAHFSAITGDGFRTLVEGQKVEFTVSQGQKGPQAENIKLV; this comes from the coding sequence ATGTCTAATACTGTTACTGGTACAGTTAAATGGTTCAACGAAACTAAAGGTTTTGGTTTCATCCAACAAGAAAACGGCCCTGACGTTTTCGCTCACTTCTCTGCAATCACTGGTGACGGCTTCCGTACTCTAGTTGAAGGTCAGAAAGTTGAGTTCACTGTATCTCAAGGCCAAAAAGGTCCTCAAGCTGAGAACATCAAACTAGTTTAA
- a CDS encoding D-alanyl-D-alanine carboxypeptidase family protein encodes MKKTFLLKAALFSSIAVSLSALAAPSIIPDPPTLGAKGYVLIDYNTGQVLVEKNANIKLNPASLTKLMTAYVAGQEVKAGNITLDDQVVISKNAWAKNFPDSSKMFIEVGTTVPLIDLYRGLIVQSGNDASVAIAEYVAGSEDAFVNLMNSWAEKLGLENTAYTNPHGLDSNGLYSTPLDIARLGQAIIRDLPDIYPLYSETSYTYNGITQYNRNGLLRDRSMNVDGMKTGYTSGAGYSLATSATNGDMRLIAVVMGASSTKSRESESKQLLSYGFRFFETVSPTKAGDIVTEAKVWMGEQDKLSVGVEQDVYMTLPKGSAGKLTAEVEFDRELVAPIRSGEKVGKIIYGVEGEEVATVDLVAQTDVDEGSLFKKVLDWFKRLISSWF; translated from the coding sequence ATGAAAAAAACGTTTCTCCTCAAAGCAGCCCTTTTCTCCTCAATTGCTGTGTCATTGAGTGCACTTGCTGCACCAAGCATTATTCCTGATCCCCCTACACTAGGGGCAAAAGGGTATGTTCTTATTGACTATAACACCGGGCAAGTATTGGTCGAAAAAAATGCGAATATTAAGTTAAATCCGGCCAGCTTAACCAAACTCATGACCGCTTATGTAGCTGGGCAGGAAGTTAAAGCAGGTAATATCACGCTAGATGATCAAGTTGTGATCAGTAAAAATGCTTGGGCGAAAAACTTCCCTGATTCATCAAAGATGTTCATCGAAGTGGGTACCACTGTTCCGCTCATAGATTTGTATCGAGGTCTGATCGTGCAATCGGGTAATGATGCCAGCGTGGCGATTGCAGAGTACGTCGCTGGAAGTGAAGATGCCTTTGTCAACCTGATGAATTCGTGGGCTGAAAAGCTTGGCCTAGAGAATACTGCTTACACCAATCCACACGGTTTGGACAGTAACGGCCTATACTCGACACCGTTGGATATCGCTAGATTAGGCCAAGCGATTATTCGTGATTTACCGGATATCTACCCTCTCTACAGCGAAACCTCATACACATACAATGGTATTACCCAATACAATCGAAATGGTTTACTGCGAGATCGCAGTATGAATGTTGATGGTATGAAAACCGGCTATACCAGTGGGGCTGGTTACAGTTTGGCTACTTCAGCGACTAACGGGGATATGCGTTTGATTGCTGTTGTGATGGGTGCAAGTAGCACTAAAAGTCGTGAATCAGAAAGCAAGCAATTGTTAAGCTATGGCTTTCGATTCTTCGAGACAGTATCACCGACGAAAGCGGGTGATATCGTTACGGAAGCAAAAGTCTGGATGGGTGAACAAGATAAGTTGAGTGTAGGTGTGGAGCAAGACGTCTATATGACCTTGCCAAAAGGTAGTGCAGGCAAACTTACGGCGGAAGTAGAGTTTGACCGTGAGTTGGTGGCTCCTATTCGTTCTGGAGAAAAAGTCGGTAAGATAATCTACGGCGTTGAAGGAGAGGAAGTCGCTACGGTGGACCTTGTCGCCCAAACGGATGTGGACGAGGGAAGCTTGTTTAAAAAAGTACTCGATTGGTTTAAACGTTTGATCTCAAGCTGGTTCTGA
- a CDS encoding DUF3820 family protein, producing the protein MLEKENLIKLARVQMPFGKYAGRALIDLPEEYLLWFDKKGWPSGELGQLLQLCLALKIEGLDSVVKPLKRM; encoded by the coding sequence ATGCTAGAAAAAGAAAACCTTATAAAATTAGCCCGCGTCCAGATGCCATTTGGCAAATATGCTGGGCGTGCTCTAATCGACCTCCCTGAAGAGTATTTGCTTTGGTTTGATAAAAAAGGCTGGCCGAGTGGTGAACTTGGGCAGCTATTGCAACTTTGTCTGGCGTTGAAAATCGAAGGGTTAGACAGTGTGGTAAAGCCCTTAAAGCGAATGTAA